In the Longimicrobium sp. genome, CTCCCCGAGGTGGGCAAAGAGACGGGCCCGCGGAGGGACGCACCCCCCGCGGGCCCGGGCCGGTCCAGGGCCGAACCGCTGGCCCCGCCGACGTGGGAGACGACTCGGCCCCCCACACGAACACCCACCCCCTTTTCCTCTCTCCGGGGTTGTCATCCCCTACCTCACCGCCCGCATGGCCCCGCAGCGCATCCGCAGAATTCCCGAGCGAGGCCGGGCTGACACGATCTGCTCTCGCGCCTTGCAAACTGTTACCAACGCTGCCTTTGAGACCGGGAGCGACGGTTGCGTGATCCGCGCCGAATCGGCATGTTTATAGGTTCCGCAGCCGACCGACTTCCCCCTGTTCGTCCATGGCCGCCGTCTTCGTTCCGGACCCTCGAATCCAGGCCGTCCTCTTCGATCTGGACAACACCCTCTGCTCGACGGACCACCTGAACCAGGTCCGTCTGCGCGGCACGCGGGAGCAGCTGCGACCGCACCTGCCGAGGCTCTGCGCCTATCCCGGGCTCGACGCCGTGCTCGCCGAGCTCAGCCGCAAGCTGCCGCTCGGGGTGGTCAGCCGCGCACACAGCTGGTACACGGAGGACGTCCTCACGCAGATCTTCCCGAACGTACACTGGGCCACCGTCGTCTCGTACGACGACGTCGTGAACCAGAAGCCGCACCCGGAGGGGCTCCTGCTCGCGGCCGAGCGGATGGGGCTCGCCGACCGTACGGCCGTGGCGTACCTGGGGGACACCAAGGGAGACGTGGAGGCCGCCTACCACGCTTCGATGCGGCCGGTCCAGTGCACGTGGGAGGCGGGACCGCAGAAGAGCTACTTCGCGCAGCAGATCATCCCGGACGCGATCCTGGACCGCCCCGAGCACATCCTGGCGTACGTGAGCGACCCGGTGCAGTTCCTGCCGCTGCTGGAGGCGCGGCTGGCGAAGCGGGACGCCCCCGCGGGTACCCGCCGGGTCGTGACGCAGCTCCTGGGGCAGGGCGGTCCGTTCGTCATCTACGTCCTGGGCCGGTACTTCGCGGACGCAGGACCGACGCTCCACCTGCACGGGCGGCACGACCTCTCCCGCTGGATCGACCGGAAGAACGAGCCCGGACAGTTCCAGCAGCCGCGGTTCGTGCAGGCGGTTGCGGAGGCGATCGACGCGATCGCCCGGGAACTGCGGATCGGCACCGTCACCGTCATCCCTGCGAAGCCCGGCAGCCATCCCCGGATGGAGGAGATGCTCGCGGCGGTGCAGCAGCTGATGGGCCCGGGCAACTCGGGCCTGCGCTACGCCCCCGACCTCCTGGCGTTCTCCGCCGACGCGCAACGGATCAAGCACTTCACGCGGGCGCAGCGGGTCGCGGAACTCGAGCGGTCCCTGCAGCTGGTGAAGACGGCGCCGGGCGAGCGCATCCTGGTGGTGGACGACGTGCTGACTGCCGGCGGGACCTTCAAGACGGCGCGAGGCCGGCTGCTGGAGCACGGCGCTGCGTACGTCGCGGGGCTCGCCCTCACCAAGACGGTCTCCGGGGCCTCGTTCGAGGCCGACCCGACGTTCCGGGTGTGCCCTCTCTGCGGGCGGGAGGTTAAACTGATCCGGAGGAGGGACGGGGGGCGCTTCCGCGGGTGCGTGGGATACTGGGGCGAGCCCAAGTGCTACTATACTGAGAATGCCTGATCCGGCAGTGAACGACGAACGGAATGTGATGGAGACCACGAGTCGGGCAACCGAGAAGCTGCTGATCCTGAGCGGGCTCCCGGGCGTCGGGCCGATCGCCCTGGGATCGGTGCTGAGGATCCCGCAGTTCGCCGAGCGAGATTTCGAGGAGATCGGACGGTTCACCCCGGCGATCGCCAAGGGCCTCGCACAGCCTGGCGGGCTGGCGTCCGCCGAAGACCGTGCCAGGAAGAACCTGCGGGCGGCCGAGGAGGATGGAGCCGTGGTCCTCTCCCCGGCGGACGAAGAGTACCCGGCTCTTCTCGCGGAGACGCACGACCGGCCGGCGTTCCTCTACGTGAAGGGCGACCTGGCACCTACGCACCGGCGGTCGGTCGGCGTGATCGGGACGCGCGAGCCGACGGAGCACGGGCGGATCATCGCCCGGCGGATGACCACCTACTTCGCCGAGGCGGGATGGAGCATCGTCAGCGGGCTTGCTTTGGGGATCGACGGGGTTGCCCACGAAGCGGCGCTCGACGCCGGCGGCCACACGGTCGCCGTGCTGGCACACGGGCTGGACACGATCACTCCGAAGCGGCACACGAAGTTGGCCGAGCGCATCCTGTCCTCCGGCGGAGCGTGGGTGACCGAATACCCTTACGGCACTGCGCCGTACGGTCCCAACTACGTGAAGCGGGACCGTATCCAGGCGGGGCTGAGCCAGGCAATTATCCTGATTCAGACCGACGTCCAGGGCGGAAGCCTCCACGCCACACGCGCGGCACTGGAATACGGCCGCATCGTGGCCTACCCGGTTCCCACCCGGGTGGATGTCGATAGAGGGGAGCCGAAGATCCAGGGCGTGCTCAAGCTGCACCACGGACCACGCCGCGAGGTCGCTGATTTCCTCCGGTGCCGGCTTGATGCGCTGGACGGCTTACGCCCCGTCGAGTCGAAGGAGGATTATCCTTCGCTGGAGCGCATGATCGCGCAATGGGAATCATCTCGCCGGTCACGTTCGACGGATTTGTTCGAGCAAGCTGTTTGAGTGCGCTACATTAGCCGGGCGGGCGGTACCGCTACCTTGTAACAGTGTGTCGAGGCCCCCGAATCGAGACCTCCGAATGCACCTACTTCAATTCGAGTACATGATCGAGCGCGAGTTGCGCGACGTGGTGGTGGGCCACTTTCCGCTGGATTGGAAGGAAGATGTTCTAACGCACGAGCTTGTCCGGCGATTCCGAAGAAGGTTCAGGCACATTCAACTGGAGGGACTGCGGTTTCCGCTGCAGGTGGAATGGGAGGTCTACAAGTTGCACGGCCCCCGTGAGACCGTGCATGGTGATATCGGTGTTCTTGTACTTTACCGGCTGCCCACCGGGGCGGTTCTGGAGGGCGCCGGGTTCCTGGAAGCCAAGGTACGGGCCCGCGATTCGACAAAATTCTCGCAGGTTCGTGATGAGCAGATCACGCGTATGCTCGCCCGGTCGCCGCAAACCCGGCTTCTTCTGTACGACTACAGGCCGGTGGCGGTACTTGATCAGCCTTTCGACCACGATCTCGATGGGGAATTTTTCCTGCCCCACCAAGCGAGATGGCCTAATCTCGGGAGGAGCAGGGTAACACATGGGGCTGTTGTTCCTATGCAGTTGGCTGCCGCCGTCAATCAATATGACGAAACACTCTATCAACTGTCCTATTCCCTGTCTCACCAATTCTCCCGCCGGTATTTCAACTTGCACGATCTCGACTTCTCGCACGCGGCGGTGTCTGCAGTTAAGGGCTTTCCGGGGACCCTCGGTGGCTCGAACTACATCATGGTGATCCGGGCCAGCATCGTCGGCCAGGAACTGCCGGACGGGATTCGTCCAAATGACAATTTGTACGGCTCATTCGAATAGGAGAGGTTCGCTAAGAAGATGACCGCATACCGGTTGGACGATTTGGGCTGGGCGCGCTTCGAGGAGCTGTGTCAGTCGCTTCTGAAGGCCTGCCTGGGTCTTGGTGTTGAGGCCTGGGGCGGTCGCTCCGACTTGGGTCGCGATGCGTTCGCTGAAGGTCCGCTGCCTTTCCACGGCCCCGGCTCCAGTGTCCCGGGCCCGTTCGTATTCCAGGCAAAGTTCGTGGCGGGCGCGAGTGCAGCCGGTGCACGGCCTGGAAAGGCGGTACGCGCTGCGGCTGCGGCCGAAGCGAAGCAGATCCAGCGGAGGCTCGCCGATGGCAGCTGGGCAATGCCGGCTTACTATGTTTTCCTGACCAACGCTCCTCTGTCTGCGCCTCTTCGCAGGGACCTCCGCCGATGCATTGAAGAAGTTCTGCCCGCTAGCCATGTCATAACCTGGGGGCGTGATGACATTGGCAGCATGCTTCATATCGCTCCGGATGTGCGCAACGCGTTTCCGGAGTTGGTGGGAGTGGCGGATGTGATGCAACTCATTCGTGCGTCGGGCGGAGCCATCTTGGAAACACCGATACTATCCCCAGCGGACGAGATTCCTCCCGAAATCAAGTGCATCCTCGAGGAAGCAGATAAGGCAGAGAGCGAAGGCCGGTATGGCGACGCCCTCGAAGCCTACGACCAGGCGGAAGCTGCGGCCGATGCAGCGCAATGCGCAGCGGCGCAACTCCGGGTGAAAGTCGAGAGGGCGGGAACGCTGCTCAATGACGAGCGAGATGTCAGCACAACTCGCGATACCCTCCTGACGTGCCTCGCCAGCATTCCGAAGGACGCCAAGTTCGTCAAGAGAGACAACGTACTCAGTGAGCTAGGTGAAGCTGAACTTCTTCTCGGCAACATAGAGGCGGGGAGATCTGCGTTCCGTGAAGCTGTTCACCTGGCCAGAGAGCGACAAGATCGTTTCGCGGAGGCGATGCACCTCATTGGCCTCGGCCGGGCTGAGGAGCTTCTCGGTGAGTTCGAAGAGGCGCATCGTCTCTTGCGACAAGCCGAGGAGCTATGCCGGGCCGAATACCGGGATTCGATTGGAGAAGACAGGAAGAAGGCAGCTGTGAATCTCGGTGTCAGCCTTTCGAGCATGGCTGTGCTGCTTCGCCGAGAAGGCAAACTCGCCGACGCGATGACACGCCTTTCCCGGGCCGAGCCGCTCTTCCGGGAGGCGAATAGCATTGATAACCTTGGCCGCACGCTCGCTTTCAGGGGTGAGATCCAGTTGATGGGCGGTCAGTGGGAGAACGCACGCAACTCCCTGAGAGCTTCCCTGTCGACGTTTGAGGCTCTAGGGAATGTCAACGGACAATGTCGTTGCCTCGAAATCCTCGCGCGACTGTTTTTGACGCACGGCCTTGAGGATCAGGCGGCTGCGTGCTTGGCGAGGGCGCTCGCCTTGGCTGCGACTGCTCGCCCTGAGCGCGAATCGATTCGCTTCCTCTTCCAACTTGCGCTGCTCTGCCGGGACCACGACCGCGGGCAAGCCTCCGTCGATTTCCTTGTCCGCGCAAAGGAATTGGCTACGATGGCCGGAGATGAGGCGGCTCTGGCGCGGTGCCTCATGTTGGAAGCAGAGAGCCTGGGCGACGACGCCTCCCCCGAGGAGAGGGAGCGACTCCTTCGGGGTGCGTTGGTCCAGTTCGAAGCGGCAGCGGAGAAATCCGAGATACGAGGGCGGCGTGCCGAGTTGGCGTTTACCATCGGAAAGCTGCACGGTCGACTAGGTAATCGTTACGAGGCGCGGCGCTGGCTAGAGCATGCGCGTCGCGAACACGAGGCCATAGGAGACGCGATCGGACTCGCCGAAACCCTCGCACTGCTGGCGGCAGTGGCGAGAGAGGAAGACTCTAGAGGCGAGGCGATTGCATTGCTTGAGCGTATGCTGGAGATCGCTAAGGAAGCGGACTTGCACGACCTGCGGGCTGGAGGGCTTCATGATCTGGGTATGTTGAAACTCGACCAGGGCGAGATTGCAGAAGCGAGGCGGTGCTTAGACGAATCGAAGACCATCGCGGACAGGTATCGTCTAGAGTCGGTGGCGGACGTGCTCAACTTCTCGAGAGCGCGGCTTTCCGATGTCGAGCGCTCTCGAACGCCGCCATTCCGGGGCCTTCCAGAGCTGCTGAAAGAGTTGCATGGCTGGTGTGCCTGTATTCCAAAGCACAGACATGGGATATTGCCCCTCTGGTACCATTTCCATAGCGGTGAACTGTGGGGAATCTGTCGATCCATGCTCGGTGTCAAGTTCTTGATCTGTTGCTCCGACGTGACGCATTTCCGACGTACCGCAGCCGCTCTCGAAGG is a window encoding:
- a CDS encoding HAD hydrolase-like protein — its product is MAAVFVPDPRIQAVLFDLDNTLCSTDHLNQVRLRGTREQLRPHLPRLCAYPGLDAVLAELSRKLPLGVVSRAHSWYTEDVLTQIFPNVHWATVVSYDDVVNQKPHPEGLLLAAERMGLADRTAVAYLGDTKGDVEAAYHASMRPVQCTWEAGPQKSYFAQQIIPDAILDRPEHILAYVSDPVQFLPLLEARLAKRDAPAGTRRVVTQLLGQGGPFVIYVLGRYFADAGPTLHLHGRHDLSRWIDRKNEPGQFQQPRFVQAVAEAIDAIARELRIGTVTVIPAKPGSHPRMEEMLAAVQQLMGPGNSGLRYAPDLLAFSADAQRIKHFTRAQRVAELERSLQLVKTAPGERILVVDDVLTAGGTFKTARGRLLEHGAAYVAGLALTKTVSGASFEADPTFRVCPLCGREVKLIRRRDGGRFRGCVGYWGEPKCYYTENA
- a CDS encoding DNA-processing protein DprA; translation: METTSRATEKLLILSGLPGVGPIALGSVLRIPQFAERDFEEIGRFTPAIAKGLAQPGGLASAEDRARKNLRAAEEDGAVVLSPADEEYPALLAETHDRPAFLYVKGDLAPTHRRSVGVIGTREPTEHGRIIARRMTTYFAEAGWSIVSGLALGIDGVAHEAALDAGGHTVAVLAHGLDTITPKRHTKLAERILSSGGAWVTEYPYGTAPYGPNYVKRDRIQAGLSQAIILIQTDVQGGSLHATRAALEYGRIVAYPVPTRVDVDRGEPKIQGVLKLHHGPRREVADFLRCRLDALDGLRPVESKEDYPSLERMIAQWESSRRSRSTDLFEQAV
- a CDS encoding tetratricopeptide repeat protein produces the protein MTAYRLDDLGWARFEELCQSLLKACLGLGVEAWGGRSDLGRDAFAEGPLPFHGPGSSVPGPFVFQAKFVAGASAAGARPGKAVRAAAAAEAKQIQRRLADGSWAMPAYYVFLTNAPLSAPLRRDLRRCIEEVLPASHVITWGRDDIGSMLHIAPDVRNAFPELVGVADVMQLIRASGGAILETPILSPADEIPPEIKCILEEADKAESEGRYGDALEAYDQAEAAADAAQCAAAQLRVKVERAGTLLNDERDVSTTRDTLLTCLASIPKDAKFVKRDNVLSELGEAELLLGNIEAGRSAFREAVHLARERQDRFAEAMHLIGLGRAEELLGEFEEAHRLLRQAEELCRAEYRDSIGEDRKKAAVNLGVSLSSMAVLLRREGKLADAMTRLSRAEPLFREANSIDNLGRTLAFRGEIQLMGGQWENARNSLRASLSTFEALGNVNGQCRCLEILARLFLTHGLEDQAAACLARALALAATARPERESIRFLFQLALLCRDHDRGQASVDFLVRAKELATMAGDEAALARCLMLEAESLGDDASPEERERLLRGALVQFEAAAEKSEIRGRRAELAFTIGKLHGRLGNRYEARRWLEHARREHEAIGDAIGLAETLALLAAVAREEDSRGEAIALLERMLEIAKEADLHDLRAGGLHDLGMLKLDQGEIAEARRCLDESKTIADRYRLESVADVLNFSRARLSDVERSRTPPFRGLPELLKELHGWCACIPKHRHGILPLWYHFHSGELWGICRSMLGVKFLICCSDVTHFRRTAAALEGHGDLYVWGTPFDITENGSTELIPLPREVEILIPPHVTLAGIKREKNIDPDTYAKAMVKALRKEVYVLVAFDEEAGRVLGSRLCAFGRRLRLPKAITSMMLDTPVGHLIGRSWICLPVRQGNGMPGMRHVMNVAWENRMVPLIHERNLAVAGVELTSVCDCALELPKLSPGNGVSPADAAKLVWENLLTSCQDAPHQSLREFSRAMASLPSAKRPKGQIRIRVSLLQFQSGTREIIHPAVLVPGTRI